The following are encoded together in the Drosophila takahashii strain IR98-3 E-12201 chromosome X, DtakHiC1v2, whole genome shotgun sequence genome:
- the LOC108065734 gene encoding neurofilament heavy polypeptide, producing MTKFVVVGLCLLMALGQMASVSGVTEAPEVEQSTESPIADMALIEDVSPMAPKTPTEKPPVVQAPAPSPVAVPLEILEKAANPQPHTVADFIIHPLIAFKPRQASLEEIQGKQAQQGATPAAAGGSPASPGTWLFGMNPAQQLGSSFSTLAGSVSGWFNDRLQAAGQQLPGLVETPVRESTTSTSSTTTTTTQRPDIVVRVQQRPQRNGNRNGGGVGNLNGGGNQNNLNRRRQQRPNRFNNRLDSFEDDYYEDDYFQGNRFDEEFDDDEDEQSLEQFEDEDSLEQVRPQRQKNKKNKVQVTQNQRRKFQQQQEEEQQLVSQKRRQQPLAAQKKPKVQKKPIQPVEEEEEEEENDEDEEENDDEEEDQEQDFQPAAGGSSSTRRSQNQPNFIQRGQQSIISQIRQFTRGQTPGELATTLRRNPATSSSGGSSKTRRPQQTTLLVNRNGQTVYLAPELLSSPYPYAYVQGGQAKKQRVPVSGSFPQPPLTVPVRRQGGGRPTQYITIPWSQLGLSPPDQQSVVSLAEGIQAQPLILNIPQSAISPVRGTSAGGQKKKQRPQLTASAVPLLADASLMDIFQPPQIPPSRTGTPSQGGASAAGGASIKPISAQPVLIAAKPVKAGGLLPTRIRPGTIVEKAPAMEEKQPMEAGASDVVKQEQEMMTPEATQTIPEQQQQQQEFILVGEDDEPGLSRHVQPAFGDARYVSYGDFHPYFDLLTQNRRFALRKSGRSLESPEEHQKEAPRALSTFGKAPEVPKEEVKKEEHQKEEIHKKEEHQKEEEKKEEAHKKEVEKEHQKEEHQKEEQKKEEIHQKEEPHHQEHSA from the exons ATGACCAAGTTCGTGGTGGTGGGCCTGTGCCTGCTGATGGCCCTTGGCCAGATGGCTTCCGTTTCCGGCGTGACCGAGGCTCCGGAGGTGGAGCAGTCGACGGAGTCGCCCATCGCCGACATGGCGCTGATTG AAGATGTATCGCCCATGGCCCCCAAAACGCCCACGGAGAAGCCGCCCGTTGTCCAGGCTCCCGCTCCCTCCCCCGTTGCAGTTCCCCTGGAGATCCTGGAGAAGGCGGCGAATCCCCAGCCCCACACGGTGGCCGACTTCATCATCCATCCCCTGATCGCCTTCAAGCCTCGCCAGGCCTCCCTCGAGGAGATCCAGGGCAAGCAGGCCCAGCAGGGAGCCACTCCGGCGGCAGCTGGAGGATCGCCCGCCTCCCCGGGCACCTGGCTGTTCGGCATGAATCCCGCCCAGCAGCTGGGCTCCTCCTTCTCCACGCTGGCCGGTTCCGTTTCCGGTTGGTTCAACGATCGCCTGCAGGCCGCCGGCCAGCAGCTTCCCGGTCTGGTGGAGACCCCCGTTAGGGAGTCCACCACCAGCACCagtagcaccaccaccaccaccacccagcGACCAGATATTGTGGTGCGGGTGCAGCAGCGTCCCCAGAGGAATGGCAATCGTAATGGCGGAGGAGTGGGTAACCTCAATGGAGGAGGTAACCAGAACAACCTGAACAGACGTCGCCAGCAGCGACCCAATCGGTTCAACAACCGACTGGACTCCTTCGAGGACGACTACTACGAGGACGACTACTTCCAGGGCAACCGATTCGACGAGGAgttcgacgacgacgaggatgagCAGAGCCTGGAGCAGTTCGAGGATGAGGATTCCCTGGAGCAAGTGCGTCCCCAGAGGCAGAAGAATAAGAAGAACAAGGTTCAGGTAACCCAGAACCAGCGCAGGAagttccagcagcagcaggaggaggagcagcagctggtCAGCCAGAAGAGGCGTCAGCAGCCTCTGGCCGCCCAGAAGAAGCCCAAGGTGCAGAAGAAGCCCATCCAGCCAGttgaagaggaggaggaggaggaggagaacgacgaggacgaggaggagaacgacgacgaggaggaggatcaaGAGCAGGACTTCCAGCCTGCCGCCGGCGGCTCATCCTCCACCAGGCGCAGCCAGAACCAGCCCAACTTCATCCAGCGTGGTCAGCAGAGCATCATCAGCCAGATCCGTCAGTTTACCAGGGGTCAGACACCCGGTGAGTTGGCCACCACGCTGAGGAGAAACCCTGCTACTTCCTCCTCGGGAGGATCTTCCAAGACCCGTCGTCCTCAGCAGACGACTCTCCTGGTGAATCGCAATGGTCAGACCGTTTACCTGGCCCCCGAGCTGCTCAGCTCCCCCTATCCCTACGCCTATGTGCAGGGGGGTCAGGCCAAGAAGCAGCGGGTTCCGGTCAGCGGCTCCTTCCCCCAGCCCCCCCTCACCGTGCCCGTGAGGCGGCAGGGCGGCGGTCGACCCACCCAGTACATCACCATTCCCTGGAGCCAACTGGGCCTTTCGCCACCCGACCAGCAGTCGGTGGTCTCCCTGGCCGAGGGCATCCAGGCCCAGCCGCTGATCCTCAACATCCCCCAGAGCGCCATTAGTCCGGTGAGGGGAACCTCTGCCGGTGGtcaaaaaaagaagcagcGTCCCCAGCTGACCGCCTCGGCGGTTCCCCTGCTGGCCGACGCCTCCCTGATGGACATCTTCCAGCCCCCCCAGATTCCACCCTCCAGGACAGGAACTCCCTCCCAGGGAGGAGCCTCCGCCGCCGGAGGAGCCTCCATCAAGCCCATTTCCGCCCAGCCCGTTCTGATTGCCGCCAAGCCCGTGAAGGCCGGCGGTCTGCTGCCCACTCGCATTCGTCCCGGAACGATTGTGGAGAAGGCACCTGCCATGGAGGAGAAGCAGCCCATGGAGGCAGGAGCCAGCGATGTGGtgaagcaggagcaggagatgATGACCCCGGAGGCCACACAGACCATCcccgagcagcagcagcagcagcaggagttCATCCTGGTCGGCGAGGATGACGAGCCGGGCCTTTCCCGCCATGTCCAGCCCGCCTTCGGGGATGCCCGCTATGTGTCCTACGGCGACTTCCATCCCTACTTCGATCTGCTCACCCAGAACAGGCGGTTCGCCCTGAGGAAGAGCGGTAGGTCGCTGGAGAGTCCCGAGGAGCACCAGAAGGAGGCACCCAGGGCACTGAGCACTTTCGGAAAGGCGCCAGAGGTCCCGAAGGAGGAGGTTAAGAAGGAGGAGCACCAGAAGGAGGAAATCCACAAGAAGGAGGAACACcagaaggaggaggaaaaaaaggaggaaGCCCATAAGAAGGAGGTTGAGAAGGAGCACCAAAAGGAGGAGCACCAGAAGGAGGAGCAAAAGAAGGAGGAAATCCACCAGAAGGAGGAACCCCATCACCAGGAGCACTCCGCTTAA
- the LOC108065539 gene encoding uncharacterized protein has product MAIKLVALLTIGLAILALSEARHVSGHRRQHFEQRALIAKPHSGPQGRVFPGAVAIKKLVLLKFKKIVPISLILLKSSNENEAELVPVYPTDQIPENVQFIPTPNGISGHKDVQAIAIPAELHDQLQINGLSNLENIEALLQSSSISSADNEGEAPVGNSIAVAQPEDLVLEQPENDEDQLLDGASAAPAAPVAASPAALRRLSADELLRSGVRNSAQQQQTSVEEIPLLLYSANEGSSSGLSAGISGRRFVAAAPAQRRRQQFYN; this is encoded by the exons ATGGCAATTAAGTTGGTAGCCCTTTTGACCATCGGCCTGGCCATCTTGGCCCTCAGCGAAG CCCGTCATGTCAGTGGTCACCGCAGGCAGCACTTCGAGCAGCGGGCGCTCATAGCCAAGCCCCACAGTGGCCCCCAGGGACGCGTCTTCCCCGGCGCGGTGGCCATCAAGAAGCTGGTGCTGCTCAAGTTCAAGAAGATCGTGCCCATCTCCCTCATCCTGCTGAAGTCGAGCAACGAGAACGAGGCCGAGCTGGTGCCCGTCTACCCCACCGATCAGATTCCCGAGAACGTGCAGTTCATCCCCACGCCCAACGGCATCTCGGGCCACAAGGACGTCCAGGCCATCGCCATTCCCGCCGAGCTGCACGACCAGCTGCAGATCAACGGCCTCTCCAACCTGGAGAACATCGAGGCCCTGCTCCAGAGCAGCTCCATCTCCTCCGCCGACAACGAGGGCGAGGCGCCCGTGGGCAACAGCATTGCGGTGGCCCAGCCCGAGGATCTGGTCCTCGAGCAGCCGGAGAACGACGAGGATCAGCTGCTGGATGGAGCTTCCGCCGCCCCAGCCGCTCCAGTCGCCGCTTCTCCCGCCGCCCTGCGCCGCCTGTCCGCCGACGAGCTGCTCCGCTCCGGCGTCCGCAACtccgcccagcagcagcagaccaGCGTGGAGGAGATCCCCCTGCTCCTGTACTCCGCCAACGAGGGCTCCTCCTCGGGACTCTCGGCCGGCATCTCGGGACGCCGCTTCGTGGCCGCCGCCCCGGCGCAGCGTCGTCGCCAGCAGTTCTACAACTAA
- the LOC108065723 gene encoding uncharacterized PE-PGRS family protein PE_PGRS46, whose amino-acid sequence MRHAFVGLIVCWLAVCQPQAEAQFGGFGFQPQFQPQYQPQVYRQPQVYRQPQAYQAQPQPLVYYQQPQQVYQQPRQRQGSVSKANTNAYERQVDFGNNLEYTQGLSNSRAVTKQNGQRVVTKSQAQTRDVDLGGLQLGNTLTRTRTNANGQVSQGIADQFRIGNVGLGASLSPQNLQNGFGLQRGADGDLRLGLGLLNLDLDRNVANSNTLSQAQVNAQGKGAKAGSSSNSQSNTQQYGGVTVTDTRSNSNAFGKTRRGQTSATTGGFGGSAATNGQTFGAAPFQRVVRQNRPRPKRRAQFVPFGYPGGGFGPAPGPFGLGPLDRPRRQFGGGFGGFGGFGGGPQFGGGPQFGGGGFGGPEFYEQPQQQQQQHKKKGNKNQAHGNANAQGGPGFNQQASTNNHASPGNTGSSSISSNLAQDGSSGQVSSANTNTHQGQTANGGYESDQNSQSQALNFRPGEQQASSANANTQHTQQGDRDAYSSNSGSTSTNNNQFGSATNTANTNSQVVKEGNRQDATSDANSQSIFQGNNGQGDASAQTNAQTSSQRGPNGFVSNSASSSATATAQNGQSANANANANAGGGAGGAGAGANAGGFGGGAGSDANASGGFGGNGGGAGANAGGFGGFGGGGGANANSNAFGGFGGFGFYGLRHRAQQQIRLQRWQPRPQNGTSSRSSSTSSTSSSINDNFEYVYFNHSSSSRLEDLQPGSSGQDRDGNGMGRVPLNTSVDVDAFGPYDRTQRQGRTFGLIYDWISGLFNSCVSPCTLEAFQKQTCCETYVVDPSYPLPPPPPPPPPPPQSCCAPVRPPYPSPPRPLPPPPPPPPMAYPYPPIYPNKNTPVMVVATPINCCTVCTFTYYGPPPCGRLYNNNTSSGDGKKVIYVPPPYYGR is encoded by the exons ATGCGACACGCATTTGTTGGATTAATTGTGTGCTGGCTGGCAGTTTGTCAACCGCaag CTGAGGCGCAGTTCGGAGGCTTTGGGTTCCAGCCGCAGTTCCAGCCGCAGTACCAGCCGCAGGTATATCGGCAACCGCAGGTGTACCGCCAACCGCAGGCTTACCAAGCTCAACCACAACCTCTGGTTTATTACCAACAGCCCCAGCAGGTCTACCAGCAGCCCCGCCAGCGACAGGGATCCGTCTCGAAGGCCAACACGAATGCCTACGAGCGGCAGGTGGACTTCGGGAACAATCTGGAGTACACGCAGGGCCTCTCGAACTCGCGGGCGGTGACCAAGCAGAATGGGCAGCGCGTGGTGACCAAGAGCCAGGCGCAGACGAGGGACGTGGACCTGGGCGGCCTGCAGCTGGGCAACACGCTGACCCGCACGCGGACCAATGCCAACGGGCAGGTGTCCCAGGGCATCGCCGATCAGTTCAGGATCGGAAATGTCGGACTGGGCGCCTCCCTGTCGCCGCAGAACCTGCAGAACGGCTTCGGCCTGCAGCGCGGCGCCGACGGTGACCTCCGCTTGGGCCTGGGCCTCCTCAATCTCGACCTGGACCGCAATGTGGCCAACTCGAACACGCTGTCGCAGGCCCAGGTGAATGCCCAGGGCAAGGGCGCCAAGGCGGGATCGAGCAGCAATTCGCAGTCGAATACCCAGCAGTACGGCGGAGTCACCGTTACGGATACGCGCTCCAACTCGAATGCCTTTGGCAAGACGCGCAGGGGCCAGACCTCGGCCACCACGGGAGGATTCGGAGGCAGTGCGGCCACCAATGGCCAGACCTTCGGCGCCGCTCCCTTCCAGCGGGTGGTGCGCCAGAACAGGCCGCGGCCCAAGAGGCGGGCCCAGTTCGTGCCCTTCGGCTATCCGGGAGGCGGCTTCGGTCCCGCCCCCGGACCCTTCGGCCTGGGACCCTTGGACAGGCCAAGGAGGCAGTTCGGCGGTGGCTTTGGCGGCTTCGGTGGCTTCGGAGGAG GCCCGCAATTCGGGGGAGGACCACAATTCGGAGGCGGTGGCTTCGGAGGACCCGAGTTCTACGAGcagccccagcagcagcagcagcagcacaagaAGAAGGGCAACAAGAACCAGGCGCATGGCAATGCGAATGCCCAGGGCGGACCGGGCTTCAACCAGCAGGCGTCGACGAACAACCACGCGAGTCCCGGCAACACGGGCAGCAGCTCGATCAGCTCCAATTTGGCCCAGGACGGCAGCAGCGGGCAGGTGAGCTCGGCCAACACGAACACCCACCAGGGGCAGACGGCCAACGGGGGCTACGAAAGTGATCAGAACTCGCAGAGCCAGGCCCTCAACTTCCGGCCCGGCGAGCAGCAGGCCTCCAGTGCGAATGCCAACACCCAGCACACCCAGCAGGGCGACCGGGATGCCTACTCCTCGAACAGCGGCTCCACCTCCACGAACAACAACCAGTTTGGCTCCGCCACCAACACCGCGAACACCAATTCGCAGGTGGTCAAGGAGGGCAATCGCCAGGATGCGACCAGTGATGCCAACAGCCAGAGCATCTTCCAGGGCAACAACGGCCAGGGAGACGCCTCCGCCCAGACGAACGCCCAGACGAGCAGCCAGCGGGGTCCCAATGGATTCGTGAGCAACTCGGCCTCCAGCAgcgccaccgccaccgcccAGAACGGCCAGTCGGCCAATGCGAacgcgaatgcgaatgcgggCGGTGGTGCCGGTGGTGCGGGAGCCGGCGCAAATGCCGGTGGCTTCGGCGGTGGTGCAGGTTCCGATGCCAATGCATCCGGTGGATTCGGAGGCAACGGTGGTGGTGCCGGGGCAAATGCCGGCGGCTTCGGTGgcttcggcggcggcggcggcgccaATGCCAATAGCAACGCCTTTGGCGGCTTCGGCGGCTTCGGCTTCTACGGAC TTCGCCATCGAGCCCAGCAACAGATTCGCTTGCAGCGCTggcagccacgcccccaaaaCGGCACTTCATCCCGGAGCTCGTCTACCtcatccacctcctcctcgatAAACGATAACTTTGAGTACGTGTACTTCAACCACTCGTCTTCGTCACGCCTTGAAGATCTGCAGCCCGGGAGTTCTGGCCAGGATCGGGATGGGAATGGAATGGGTAGGGTGCCGCTGAACACCtcggtggatgtggatgccttCGGGCCGTACGATAGAACCCAGCGTCAGGGGCGGACCTTCGGTTTGATCTACGACTGGATCAGTGGCCTCTTCAACTCCTGCGTTTCGCCCTGCACCCTGGAGGCCTTCCAGAAGCAAACCTGCTGCGAAACGTATGTGGTGGATCCCTCGTACccccttcctcctcctcctccgccacccCCTCCGCCACCACAAAGCTGCTGTGCTCCTGTGAGACCACCCTACCCCTCTCCACCCAGACCACTgccccctcctcctccaccgccaCCCATGGCCTACCCCTATCCACCCATTTATCCCAATAAGAATACGCCCGTGATGGTGGTGGCCACGCCCATCAACTGCTGCACCGTGTGCACATTCACCTACTACGGACCTCCGCCCTGTGGGCGgctctacaacaacaacaccagcaGCGGGGATGGCAAGAAGGTCATCTATGTGCCACCACCCTATTACGGCCGCTAA